The genome window AGCGTCGGTATCGTTGTTTTCATACTTACCTTTTTGTAGGTAACTACTAAAAGTTAGCTATGGTGCTAGTGTGCCACAACACCAGACAAACACGAAGGAGATTCATCATGATCGCGATTACCGGCGCTACCGGCCAGCTTGGCCATCTCGTTATCGAACAGCTGTTGAAAACCGTTCCGGCCAGCCAGATTGTGGCCATCGTCCGTAACCCGGCGAAGGCGCAGGCCCTGAGCCAGGAGGGGCTTGTGGTTCGTCAGGCGGACTACACGGACCAAGCC of Oceanidesulfovibrio indonesiensis contains these proteins:
- a CDS encoding NAD(P)H-binding protein, with the translated sequence MIAITGATGQLGHLVIEQLLKTVPASQIVAIVRNPAKAQALSQEGLVVRQADYTDQA